Within Telopea speciosissima isolate NSW1024214 ecotype Mountain lineage chromosome 8, Tspe_v1, whole genome shotgun sequence, the genomic segment TGTACATACACGCATATGCGCACTAGGACAGCACCGGATGATTCTATGAGAACCATAGAAGCCGTGGAGCTGGCCCCAAGGGAGTAAGGGGAGTCGAACTGAGAACGCATGTCAATTTTAGCATACTCCCATAACAACTGAGCTACATCCTTGGGGTTTAATTATTGTTAATAAAATGTGAATATCAACTCTTTATGCAGAATGAGAACGGATGGAGGATTTGAAGAGTGTTTTTTAACTTAATTGCGAAAATGATTATGATTCTCTCATATGGATGTAAGCATTTGTGACGAACTAcattaaacttaaaataaaaactctTCAAATCCTCCTTTTaatcactcttttttttttataaaaacatTTATTAGCGGAGGAACAAAGTTCTAGAAGAGTCAGTGACCAACTTAAGAAGGATACAATCCGGAGGGGGGGGGTGAAACCAAACAGAGGTGGCTTGAGAGGAGGCCCCAATGGATGCTAAATGATTTGCCACCGAATTAGCTTCGCGGAGAGTGTGAATGAAGATAATTTGAACAAAATTCAAAGCTAAAGCTCTGCAGTCTGAAAGAATAGCAGAAACTCTCCAGGGGACATCCCGATTAGGATCCTGGAGGATGTTAATCACAAGAAGATTATCGCTTTCCACTATGAGATGAGAGATGCCCAAAGTGAGAGACATTCGAAGAGCTTCCCAAATTGCTAGGGCTTCAGCTACGAGCACATAATTCCACTCAATTCCAATTGTGAAGCCACATAAAAACGTTGCAATAGGAGATCTGCACACGCCACCCAAGCCTGCTCGACCTGGATTACCACCGCTGGCTCCATCAATATTGAACTTCACGAAGGGACTAACGGGAGGGATCCATCTCACGAGTCTGGCTGGTGCTCGACGTGGTGGTCCGATGCTCAAAGCATATTCTCTTGCTGTAGCGATAGCCCTCAAAGTGATTGTTGCAGAGTTAAACGGAATGTTTCTGAAAATTAAATCCCAATAGGCTGTCCAAATATTCCATAATATACTGCAGAAAAGTGAAGCTTTGAGGCAATCATCTCTATTGTGAGTGAGATAGATGTTCAGAGCAGATAGAATACTAGATCTTATATCTTGATTTGTGAAGAAATTGGATAAACCCACTTGCCTCCAAATTAGATCCACTTGATCGCACAAGAAAAAGAGATGAGAGGTAGATTGCATGTGATGATGACAGATATAGCAGTATGGATTGTGGTTAAGTCCCCTCAAATTAAGAAGATCTAGGAGGGGAAGTTTTTGATGAAGGGTTTTCCAGATGAGAAATTGGATCTTTGGAGCTGTGGGAAGATGCCAGATCCTTAACCACATTTTGTCACTTTGGGACGAGGCTGGAATGATAGCAAGATTATAGGCAGAAGCGACAGAGAAGTTGCCCGATAAAATACCTAGCCATACAATGCGGTCCTCAGTGTGAAAGATTGAAAGTGGAATGGAAATTATTTTTGCAACTGTATCAGGGGGCCACCAATGAAAATACTCTGTCGATATTCCAAGTATGTGACTGTTGATCTATGAACTAGTCGACCGTTCCTTTCAATCACTCTACATCCATTTCCCATCCCCCTTGGGTCCCACTCCCATCTCCTATGAGGTGGCAGTGGGGGCTTTCAAAGttcaaatatatttaaaaaaaatgaagaatgaaGTGATTTGCTAACATGGGTAGTGCTCTCGTAAGTGCATACATCATCTAATCTCCAGATATCATGCGAATTCAAGAGaagatgtggtggttcaattaCACTCACCAACAGAGCTGGCATCAGCTCTCCTCCATCTAAATAAATATTAACTTAATATTTCACTAATTCCCAAATGTTTGTACTTACGTATTGCAGTCACATGCATAATTCTCACACCATAAACCTGGACTCTTAGTTCCAAAAATCGGATTCAAATCGGCCGATTTAAAGTAAAAAATCGGCTATAATTCATGTAGTTCGATCATTCGATTTTTTATAAAACATAATTAAGGATGACAACACGGCGAATGGTCAGGTTTCACAAAGGCCATACCTCATCCTCTCCCACAATAAGGATCAACACTTTGGAAATATATGTTGTGGTTCACCAATATATAGTCTACCTACCACTGTGATCTTATAATTACTTCCCCTAGTGACTAAGGTCTGAAATGCTTTGGACACTGCTCCACAAGttatattcaaataaaaaatgatgagtgAAGAAATTCTCTTTTCACCATTAGTGAAGGAAAATTGAGCCAGACAGATATATGGGCTGGGTAGAGAGgtttttcaattttggaatACATCCAAGTAAAATGAAATTGTTTGGAACTTGAATGCTTTGACTATGGGTCTCAAACAGTCTATTTGGTCCAATTTAGATCCGACTGGACTAGGCCAAACCAAAGCTGTCCCGATAAAGAGAGGCTTGGTTTCAGtgtagtttggttttgatttattttttgttttgggaaaaataaCTTTGTCTAGaaatgtggcctacgccaatcctcccatgagtctatctatctcctccccaaatgaaaagacatctctatccccttgttttgaggaggagagagatagacacatgggggaaacttatcctctcaagtgcggtgcactacCTAGTACACCAcgcttaagaatccaaccgtccacccaacacttgagaggataaaaagatgCCACGGTCCATATTTatacggttggattcttaagtgtggtgcactagCTAGGCAATgtactgcacttgagaggatgagaATCCACACATGGGAATATTGGCAGATGTCATATTCTcgaacagaaaactacttcccttataAACTATaaacaattacaaaaaaaaaattgtttttgggtttaaatcgttttttttatgtattgaAGTCACTCAACCAATCTTCCATGACCTGAACCTGGTGATGGACCACAGATCCTATGAGTCATGaactattatttattatttttaaagttTACAAGGATAGCAACTCATATTATCTATTAGGGATTCATATACTTGGACTGTAAAATGAGATCTTTTTGAAACAAAGATCCCAATGGATGGAAAAGGGTGGGGtgccccttatttattttttattgaattatCAATTTGATTCCGTCTCTACCCCCTCTCCAACTTCTTGAGCGTCCAATTTCTCTCCGAATGTGGACAGGCATCCCAACATTGGTCAGCACCGTGTGTCCAAATCTTCCCTACCATTGAATGGGTGGTTGGATAAGATCTTTTTTTcgataatatatttttattttcacatGGAGATTCATCAAATTAGTAAATCAACTAATTCCTATTTTTTAAACCATTGGTATACTTATTGTTTCTCTTCTCCCTAACTTCCAACCCTTCTGATTCCCAAAAGCCAAATAACGACTGTAGCTAGTTATGAAGGGTCACTTAGATAATTGAATTACTTCTACTAAAAAAGGGTCATTTAGTTCCTAATTAACCGATTAATTTGATTAATAATCAAAACGCAAGGAAATTAGAGTGTAGGGAATGTTTGGCCGACCACCAAGTCAACAGGGAATTGGATTTCCCGATTTCTGACATCACATCGTATAAAAAGAAGGCTAAGGAACAGAGTTTTCTTCGTCTCTGTCTTTTATTTACTCtctctgttgttgttgttcatcctcctctgcttccactcgcaaaaaaggaaaaagaagaccAAACCACGAATCAGGTCTTTAAACTGTGTTTCAGAAAGGACTTTTGGTGCAATGGCAATCAGTTATGTGCTTCCACAGGTTTCTGTATCAGAGATGAATGAGTTCTTTGATCCTTTGTCTCCGGATTCTCAAGAATTACATGTTCTTGCTGTTGACGATTGCCTCATCAATCGAAAAGTTATCGAACGATTGCTCAAGATCTCCTCTTGTAAAGGTCGATTCCCAAATCTTGTTACTTAATTAgactccttctctctctctctccctcattttTCTTCGTCATCATCTTCATTTGTTGTTCTCTGAACCAATGTGGTGGAATTTCTTCAGTGACGACAGTAGATAGTGGAACGagagctcttcaatttcttggaTTGgatggggagaagaagaactcTGAGGGATTCAATGTAAGAGAAGTTTCACTGAACTTAATGTTGATTTccaattttgattgatttacAAATTTTCTTACGTATTCGGTGACTTGTTTTTCAGGGTTTGAAGGTCAATATGATAATAACGGATTACAGTATGCCTGGAATGAACGGATTTGAGTTGCTGAAGAAAATCAAGgttctatttttctctcaagATTTCCTAACATTTCTGATCTCTGAGATTTCCACAAGAGAACGAGATGCAAAAATTTCATTTCgtttctgattttattttgacatatattttcCAAACAGGAATCTTCGACTTACAGAGAAATTCCAGTGGTGATTATGTCATCGGAAAACGTCTTGTCTCGAATCGACAAGTGTTTGGAGGAGGGAGCAGAGGAATTTATTGTGAAACCTGTAAAACTTTCGGACGTGAAACGATTAAAAGATAGATTTGATGGTGGAGGTGCAGCAGATGGGAGATGGATCCAACATAGTAAAAGGAGAAAGTTGCAAGATGCCACTATCACACATctatcatcattatcatcatctccttcatgCTTGCCGACCTCTTTGTCTACGACGTCAACACCATTTCCGTCGTCGCCGGAATCTCTTTCAAGTCAATTTAGACTTTTagtttggattttttattttgaaatttgtaTTCCTAAAATGTATTCCTATTCTCGATTTGGTTCGTTTTAATAAACCGGTATCCATCAATTTTGATTCAGGTTTGCCATACACTCATGCACATACATTCCTACACATGTGCACCGGACTCTATGAGAACCATAGAAACATGCATGGATTATTTatacgtaccaacaggtgaacgtacattgCAAAGTCAATcacatttaattttgtttccataaaaactcCTCCCCTAACCAAACTCGAACCATACCATGGAGTTGGCCTCAAAAGGATAAGGGGAGTCAAACTTAAAAAACATGTCAATTTGAGCACACTCCCTTAACAACTGAGCTACACCCTTGTggtttaattattattaataaaatgTGAATCTCTACTATTTAGTAGTTGTGTAGTTACTTTAGTTAAACATAATTGAAATTAGGGGGTAGGGAGCAAGATGAAGGGTTATCCCCTTTCGAGGCTACATCTTTTACATTCTCTACAACTTGCCATGTACAGATTAATAGGTTTCTTTCTTTCGAAGCAACTATGGAGGTTAATTGGCTAATCCTTCTTTCATGACTAATATGAGATCATAACAGATGCCAATTCTTGTGTTACATGATCACATTCAACATGTGTTCTGCCCTTCAAATGGAatgagaattttaattttttattctcacGTATGGATGCAAGTATTTGTGACGAACTACATTCAACTGAAAAAGAAACACTCTTCAAAGTCCTCCTATGAGGTGGTAGTGGGGGCTTTGAAAGTTCAAAtccatttaaaaaatgaaaagtgagATGATTTGCTAACATGGGTAGTGATTGTAGTGGATATATAATCTAATCCTCATAAATCATGCGAATTCAAGAGAAGATGTGGTGTTTCAAATACACTCACCAACAGAGCTGGCATCaagtcttctccttctaaaaatatattaacttaatggggcgctgttctctgtgccataaCGCAGgttgcgcctaggcacatggagGTGAGCGCAATAATCatcctgcccccctgagtggtagACCCATGTGCCCGGGCCCagcttgcgctgcggcacagaaaactttctccctaaCTCAATATTTCACTTCtaccaaaaatcaaaaacaaaaacttaatATTTCACAAATGCCCAAATGTTTGTACTTATGTATTGCAGTCACATGCATAGTTCTCAAACCATAAACCTGGACTCTTGGTTCCAAAAGTCGGATCGAAATCGGccaatttgaataaaaaaatcggTTATTGATTCtctttgatatttatttttgtcaattttccttcttttagctAATAGAATAgcaaaaattaaatgaaaattatCTCTTAAAGTAAGATCTACAAGtcttttgaatgaaaatttctaAAAAAACACATGAAATTCTTTGCTGCTTCTTCCTAATTCCAATTTTTATTGTTCTGATTTGGATTGATTGATATTTTGATCcgatttgaattaaaattgatggaggctgattttgtttcttaatttttcTAAACTTTGCATGGAATAGTCCTAGGTCATGTAGTTTGATCATTCGATTTATTATAAAACGTAATGCGGCTAATGGGTTGGTTTCACAAAGGCCATACCTCATCCTCTCCCACAATAAGGACCAATAATTTGAAATATATGTTGTGGTTCATCAATAATACTAGataggagattttttttttcaccgaTAGTGAATGACCACAGTCCACCTAGCTCTATGA encodes:
- the LOC122671061 gene encoding two-component response regulator ARR5-like, translating into MAISYVLPQVSVSEMNEFFDPLSPDSQELHVLAVDDCLINRKVIERLLKISSCKVTTVDSGTRALQFLGLDGEKKNSEGFNGLKVNMIITDYSMPGMNGFELLKKIKESSTYREIPVVIMSSENVLSRIDKCLEEGAEEFIVKPVKLSDVKRLKDRFDGGGAADGRWIQHSKRRKLQDATITHLSSLSSSPSCLPTSLSTTSTPFPSSPESLSSQFRLLDSGTRALQFLGLDGEKKNFEGFNVRFEGQYGNNGLQYAWNERI